The genomic interval GCTGATCGCGCTGGAAGGGGTCAGCATCGGCTATGGCGACAAGGTGATCCTGCGGCGCGTCAACCTGCGCATCGACATGGAGGACCGCATCGGCCTGCTGGGCGCCAACGGCAACGGCAAGTCGACGCTGGTCAAGCTGCTGGCCAACCGCTTGCAGCCGATGGCCGGCGAGATGCGGCGGCCGTCCAAGCTGCGCATCGGCTATTTCGCCCAGCACCAATCCGAGGAACTGGACCTGTCGCTGACGCCGATCCAGCAGACCCAGCGCATCATGCCGCTGGCGCTGGAGGAGAAGGTGCGCGCCCATCTCGGCCGCTTCGGCTTCCCCCAGGTCAAGGCGGAGACCAAGATCGCCAGCCTGTCGGGCGGCGAGAAGGCCCGGCTGCTGCTGGCGCTGATGAGCCGGGAAGTCCCGCACATCCTGATGCTCGACGAACCGACCAACCATCTGGACATCGACAGCCGCGAAGCCCTGATCGAGGCGATCAACGACTTTCCCGGCGCGGTCATCATCATCAGCCACGATCCCCACCTGATCGAAATGACGGTGGACCGGCTGCTGCTGGTCGCCGACGGCACGGTGCAGGCCTATGACGGCGATCTGGACGACTACCGCCGCTATCTGCTCGACCGCGCCAAGGCGGAACGGGCGGCAGCAAAAAACGATGGCGCCAAGGGCGGTACCGAGCGTGACGCCGGGCCGAACAAGAAGGACCAGCGCCGGGCCGCCGCCGAGGCGCGCACCGCTCTCGCCCCGCTGAAGCGCAAGGCGACCGACGCCGAGGCGCTGGTGACCAAGCTGAGCGAGGAGAAGCGCAAGATCGAGGCGAAGATGGCCGACCCGGCGCTCTACACCGGCCCGTCGGACAAGCTGACCAAGCTGCAGATCGACCTGGGCACGGTGGAGAAGAAGCTGGCGACCGCCGAGGAAACCTGGCTGGAGGCACTCGAACTCTACGAGAGCGCCGCGGCGGAGGCCGGCGTTTGAACGCCCGCCGGCACATCGACAGCTCCGGCGCCAACGGTCAGGCGGAGATGGAGCGGGCGGAAATGGAGCATGACGGGACCATCGCCCTGCCCGTTCCCTGCGACGCGGCGGAGGAGGAACGCACGTCCGACGTGCTGGCCCGCTTCCGCGCCAACCTGCCGTCCGGCCGGGTCACGCTGGGCGACCTGATCCGGGCGCTGGGCGACCGGTCGCTGGGTACCATCCTGCTGGCCCTGTCGCTGCCGACCATCGCGCCGGTGCCGCTCGGCGTGTCCTGCCTGTTCGACCTGCCGATCGTGCTCTACACCGCCCAGCTCGCCTTCGGCCGGCGCGGGGCGGGACTGCCGGACTGGCTGCTGCGGCGCTCCATCGGCACCCGGCTGGCGGCCCGCACGCTGGACGCCGCCATGCCGCGGCTGGTGTGGATCGAGCGCATGCTGAAGCCGCGCCTGCACCGCCTCGCCCGCATCGACCAGGAACGCTGGTTCGGACTGCTGCTGTTCATCCTGACGCTGACCTGCATCGTGCCGCTGCCGCTGACCGGCTGGCTGCCGGGCTTCGCGCTGGTGCTGATCTCGCTGGGGCTGATCGAGCGCGACGGCGGCGCCATCGGCATCGGACTGGGGCTGACCGCGGCGGCGCTGGTGTTTTTGACGCTGGTGGCGAGCAGCCTGTCATACGCAGGTCATCAACTTCTGGCAGCAACTCTGCAATAGGGGCAGCCGCCGGAACCCTCGGCGAGGGCTGGCCCGATCCAGGGAGGCTCCGCCAGTGACCGAATATACCGACGCTGCACCCGCCCCGCTTTCCGAATCCTGGCTGTTCTTCCGCCGCTGGCTGGCGGACCCCCGGGCGATGGGCTCCATCGCCCCATCCTCCCCCGCCCTGCGCCGGAGGATCACCCGCGAGATCCGCCGCGAGGCGGACGAGGTGGTGGTGGAGTTCGGCGGCGGCACCGGGCCGATCACCAAGGCGATGCTGGAGGCCGGCATTCCAGCCGACCGGCTCTACAGCTTCGAGATCGACCAGGACCTCGCCCGCCACCTGCGCGCGCGCTGCCCGGACGTCACCGTGATCGTCGACGACTGCCGCAAGGCGCCGGGGCTGCTGGGCGAGACACTGTGCGGCAAGGTCGGCACCGTGGTGATCGGCATCCCGATGATCACCTTCCCGCTGGAGTTCCAGCGCGAGGTGCTGGACGCCACCTTCCGCATCCTGCGGCCGGGCGGGCGCTTCCTGCTCTACAGCTTCATGCCGCACTCGCCGCTGAACCGCGAAGCGCTGGGGCTGAGCGGCGAGCGGTTGGGCTTCACGCTGCGAAATCTGCCGCCGGCATCGGTGTGGGGATATTGGCGGGGGTAGAACGCCTGAAGTCCCCTCTCCCCCCAGGGGAGAGGGGGATTTGGGGCGGGAGAGGGAGCGCCATTGCTCCGCCCGGACCGCCCCGCTTATGCTCCGCCCTTCCCGTCCACCATCGTGAGCATGCCGGTCTTGTCCTTCGTCCTGTCGAAGCTGCTATGGGGTATCTTCGCGCCCGGCAACGCGCTGGTCCTCGCGGTGGCGCTGGGCGCACTGCTGTGGCGGACGCGGCGCTGGCAGCGCGCCGGGCGGCGGCTGGTCACGCTGGCGGCGGTTCTGCTTCTGCTGATCATGTACACCGGGCTGGGCGCGCTGGTCGCCGTGCCGCTGGAGAACCGCTTCCCGCGGGTGGAGCCGGAAGGGCGGATCGACGGCATCATCATGCTGGGCGGCGCCGTCAATCCGCCGATCACCGTCGACCGCGGCGATCCCTCGCTGAACGAGGCGGCCGAGCGGATCCTGGGCTTCGCCGATCTCGTCCGCCGCCATCCGGAGGCCAAGGCCGTCTTCACCGGCGGGTCGGGCCGGCTGCTGGCGCCGGATCTGAAGGAGGATATCACCGCCCGCGCCGCCCTGGCCCAGGCCGGTATCCCCGCCGACCGCGTGCTCTACGAGGCCGAATCCCGCAACACCTGGGAGAACGCCGTCTTCAGCAAGGGAATGGTCAAGCCGCAACCGGGCGAACGCTGGATCCTCGTCACTTCGGCGATGCACATGCCGCGGTCGGTCGGCATCTTCCGCTCCATCGGGTGGGAGGTGATCCCCTACCCCGTCGATTACCGCACCAGGCACGACGCCACGCCCTGGCTGCGCTTCGAGTTCGGGCAGAATCTGGTGATCCTGGACGATGCGGTGCGGGAGTGGATCGGGCTGACCGCCTATCGGCTGATGGGCCGCACCGACAGCCTCTTCCCGGCTCCCTGATGCCGGACGTCACATCATCTTGATCATCAGCGCGATCTCGACGAGGGCGGGAAAGGCCGGGATGACGATGGCGATCCGGGCCGCCTGATGCCGGCCGGCGGCACGGAGAAGCCAGCAGGCGATGACCGATCCGACCGCCAGGACCGGAAACAAAATCAGGAACCCGCCAAGCATCACCGCGTCGGCGCCGCCGTTGCTGAAGCCGATGCCGAGGAAGCCGACCATGGCGAAGAAGAGGCCGGGAATGGCGAGCCCGATCCAGGCTATGCTGGCGATGACGACCGGGATTCTGTCCTGCGTCTGATCCATGGATCGGTCCTGTCGTCTGCGGTCTGCCCGCCAGTCCGGACGTGAGCTTAGCAGGATGGCACCCATGGGCGAAGGCGGTCGCCGGGGCGCGTACCGTGACCTTTTCGACCCGATCCGCTGCCGCCGCGTTCGAGGCATTGGCGCGGCGATGGCAACCCGCTAGAGTGCCGCCGCCCCGGTGGTGGGGCCGGGTCGGGAAAGAAGGAAATTGTCGGATGCGTCGCTGGCGCGGGGTGAGCAGGGTCGTCGTGCTGGTCGGCGTGGCAACGCTCGCCGCCTGTGCGCAGAAGCCCGCAGGCACCGGCTCGGGCCTGCCGACCAGCGGCATCTACAAGGTGGGAAAGCCCTATCAGATCAACGGCGTCTGGTATTATCCCAAGGAAGACTACAGCTACGACGAGACGGGCATCGCCTCGTGGTACGGCCCCGGCTTCCATGAGAAGAACACCGCCAACGGCGAAATCTACGACCAGAACGAGCTGACCGCCGCGCACAAGACCCTGCCGATGCCGAGTCTGGTGCGGGTCACCAACCTGGACAACGGCCGGTCGATCGTGGTGCGCGTCAACGACCGCGGCCCCTACGCCAACGGCCGCATCATCGACATGTCGCGCCGCGGCGCCCAGCTGCTGGGCTTCGACGGTCCCGGCACCGCCAAGGTGCGCGTGCAGATCCTGGCGGAGGAAAGCCGCGCCATCGCCGCCGCCGCGCGCCAGGGCACGCCCGCCCCGATGCTGGCCGAGATCGACGGCCCGCCGCCGAAGGCCGCGCCGCGCGGCCGCATCGAGGTGAGCGGACCATCGGGACCGGCGACGACGCTGGCGGCTGCCGTTGCTCCCTCCACCGGCGCCGCCCGCCCGGCGGTGGTCGGCACCCCGATCCCGCCGCCGACCACCGTCGCCGGCAGCATGGCGGAAGGCCGCTTCGTGCCCGCACCGGTGGTGGCGCAATTGCCGGTGAAGGCGCAGGAGGCCATCTATGTGCAGGTCGGCGCCTTCGGCAGCGAGGAGAATGTGGCGAAGGCCCGCGCCCGCCTGTCCTCCATCGGCCAGCGCGCCAGCGTCAGCCAGACGAGGTCGGCCGGCATGACCCTGCACCGCGTCCGCGTCGGACCGCTGGACAGCGTCGACCGTGCCGACAGCCTGCTGAACCAGATCATCCAGGCCGGCCTTACGGAGGCCAAAATCGTGGTGGATTGATCCGGCCACCCGACTTCTACCGCGACCGCTCTTCCCGAGCGCCAGTGACCCAATGCCTGTACCGAGTGCCCTTGGAGGATTGTTGCCATGAACGCTGTTGCCGTCCGTCTCTGCGCCGTTTTCGGCCGTTCCGTTGCTGTTGCGGCCGGAATCGCGATGGCCGGGGCCACGATTGGCGCCGGCTTCACCTCGGTCCCGGTCCAGGCCGCGACCCTCGACACCATCGCCAAGCAGGCAATCCTGGTCGATCTGACTTCCGACACCGTGCTGTTCGAGAAGAATGCCGACGAGCGGATGGCGCCCTCGTCGATGAGCAAGATCATGACCGCCTACATGGTGTTCGAGGCGATCAAGGGCGGCCGCCTGACGCTGGAGAGCACCCTGCCGGTCAGCGAACGGGCCTGGCGGATGCAGGGCTCCAAGATGTTCGTGGAGCTTCACAACAACATCAAGGTCGATGACCTGCTGAAGGGCATGATCGTCCAGTCCGGCAACGACGCCTGCATCGTGCTGGCAGAGGGGCTGGCCGGGTCGGAGCAGTCCTTCGCCGAACAGGCCACCAAGCGCGCGAAGGAGTTGGGGCTGAAGAACAGCAACTTCGCCAATGCGACCGGTTGGCCCGACCCCAACCACTACATGACCGCCCGCGATCTGGCGATCCTGGCGGAACGGCTGATCAAGGACTTCCCCGAATTCTACAAGTACGATTCGATCCGGGAGTTCAAGTATCACGGCATCACCCAGGGCAACCGCAACCCGCTGCTCTACCGCAACATGAACGTCGACGGGCTTAAGACCGGCCACACCGACGCCGGCGGTTACGGCCTGACCGCATCGGGCGAGCGCGAGGGGCGCCGGCTGCTGCTGGTGGTCAACGGCCTGCCCAGCATGCAGGCGCGCGCCGACGAATCGGCGCGGCTGATCGAATGGGGCTTCCGCGAATTCGCCTCCTACACCCTCTACAGGGGCGGCGAGACGATCGAGCAGGTGCCGGTGTGGTTGGGCGAGCAGGACATGGTTCCGGTCACCGTGCCGCAGAACCTGAGCGTCACGATGGCCCGTGCCGACCGCCCGGGCATGAAGGTGTCGCTGGTCAGCAGCGCCCCGGTCGCCGCGCCGATCAAGAAAGGCGACACCGTCGGCAAGCTGGTGATCTCCGCCCCCGGCTTCCCGGGCAAGGAGGTGCCGGTGGTGGCTGCGCAGGACGTGCCGAAGGCCGGCTTCGTCGGCCGCGCCTTCGCCGCCGCCAAGTATCTCGTCTTCGGCAACAGCCTGTGACCGTGACGACGATGCCGACCGCCTCCGCCCCTGCCGCTCGTGGCCGCTTCATCACGCTGGAAGGCGGCGAAGGGGCCGGCAAATCGACGCAGCTGCGCCGTCTGGCCGAGTCCCTGCGTGCCCGCGGCATCAAGGTGGAGACGACGCGCGAGCCGGGCGGGTCGCCGGGAGCCGAGGAAATCCGCGGCCTGCTGGTGACCGGCGAGACCGGCCGCTGGAGCCCGGTGACGGAAGCGCTGCTGCACACCGCCGCCCGCCGCGACCATCTGGAACGCACGGTGTGGCCGGCGCTGGAAGAGGGAAAGTGGGTGCTGTGCGACCGCTTCTTCGACAGCACCATGGCCTATCAGGGCTACGGGCTGGGGCTGGGGCGCGAGTTGGTGGAGACCTTGCAACGGGCGGCGCTGGGCGAGTTCCGGCCCGACCTGACGCTGATCCTCGACATCGACGTGAAGATGGGCCTGCGCCGTGCCGCGTCGCGTCATGGCGGTGAGGACCGCTATGAGCGGATGGACATCGGCTTTCACCAGCGGCTGCGCGACGGCTTCCTCGACATCGCCCGGCGGGAACCGGAGCGCTGCGCGGTGGTGGATGCCGACGCCGACCTCGATACCGTGCAGGCGCGCATCCGGGACGCCGTTGCCGGCCGGCTGGAACTGGCCCCGGGTCAGGCGTCGTGAGCAAGGCGCGCCCCCCTGCCCCGGCGGTTCCCGCCACGGAAGAAGCGCTGGCACCCAGGCGCAATCCCGACCTCGTCGGGCATGAGGAGGCGGAACGGCTGCTGCTGGAGGCCTGGAACTCCGGCCGGTTGCCGCATGCCTGGCTGATCGGCGGCACGCCGGGGATCGGCAAGGCGACGCTGGCCTTCCGCTTCGCCCGCTTCGTCCTGGCGCAGGACCCGCCGGGCGACAGCCTGTTCGGTGGAGCGGCTCCGGTCACGTCGCTGCACATCGGCCCCGACCATCCGGTGTTCCGCCGGGTGGCGTCGGGCGGCCATGCCGACCTGCTGACCATCGAACGCCAGCGCGACGAGAAGAAGGGCCGGCTGAAGCGCGACATCGCCGTCGATGACGTGCGCAGGATCGGCCCCTTCCTGCGCCGCACCTCGGCGGAAGGCGGCTGGCGCGTCGCGGTGATCGACGGCGCCGACCGCATGAACCTGAGCGGCCTGAACGCCATCCTGAAGATCCTGGAGGAGCCGCCGCCCGGCGCCCTGCTGCTGCTGGTCAGCGACAATCCCGGCGGCATGCTGCCGACCATCCGCTCGCGCTGCCGCAAGCTGACGCTGAAGCCGCTGGCGGAGGACACGGTGATCGACCTGCTGGGGCAGCACCGGCCCGACATCGCCGCCGACGACCGCCCGGCGCTGGCCCGGCTGTCGGAGGGCAGCGTCGGCCGCGCCATCGATCTGGCCGATGCCGGCGGTCTGGCGCTCTACCGTGAGATGATCGGGCTGCTGTCCGACCTGCCGCGCATCGACATCGTCGCGGCGCACGCCTTCGGCGACAAGCTGACCCGCAAACAGGACGACGGGATGTTCGAGACGGCGACCGAGCTGCTGGTCTGGTGGCTCGCCCGCTTCGCCCGCTCGCTCGCCCGCGGCTCCTGGCCGGCGGAGGTGGTGCCGGGCGAGGCCGCCCTGATGACCCGGTTGGCCAACGCCCGCGGTCTTGAACGTTGGGTGGAGGTGTGGGAAAAGGTTCAGCGTCTTTTCGCGCGCGCGGAATCCGCAAACCTGGACCGCAAGCAGGTGGTCCTGAACGCCCTGTCGGCGCTGGAAACGGCAGCCGCCTAGCGTTATTTCAGAACCTGCCGGTTGACCCTGACTTGAAAGAAAGTGCCGCAAATGGCCGGGCCGAAGACCTTCTACCTGACGACGCCGATCTATTACGTGAACGACGTGCCGCACATCGGCCACGCGTACACGACGCTTGCCTGCGACGTCCTCGCCCGGTTCATGCGCCTCGACGGCTATGACGTGAAGTTCCTGACCGGCACCGACGAGCACGGCCAGAAGGTTGAGAAGTCGGCGGAGAAGGCCGGAATCGCGCCGCAGGAATTTACCGACCGGGTGTCGCAGAACTTCCGCGATCTCGTCTCGCTGATGAACTATTCCAACGACGACTTCATCCGCACCACCGAGCCGCGCCACGTCAAGTCGGTGCAGGCGCTGTGGACGGTGCTGAAGGACAAGGGCGAGATTTACCTCGGATCCTACGCCGGCTGGTATTCGGTTCGCGACGAAGCCTTCTATGGCGAGGACGAGCTGACCACCAACGGCGAGGGCAAGAAGATCGCCCCGACCGGTGCCGAGTGCGAGTGGGTCGAGGAGCCGTCCTACTTCTTCAAGCTCTCGGCCTGGCAGGACCGGCTGATCGAGTTCTATGAGCAGAACCCCGACTTCATCGCCCCGGCCGGCAAGCGCAACGAGGTGATGTCCTTCGTCAAGTCGGGCCTGAAGGATTTGTCGGTCAGCCGCACCACCTTCAAGTGGGGCATCCCGGTGCCGGGCGACGACGCCCACATCATGTATGTCTGGCTCGACGCGCTGGCGAACTACATCACCGCCGTCGGCTATCCCGACACCACCGGCGACTATGCCAAGTATTGGCCGGCCGACCTGCACATGGTCGGCAAGGACATCCTGCGCTTCCACGCCGTCTACTGGCCGGCCTTCCTGATGGCCGCCGGCCTGCAGCCGCCCCGCCGTGTGTTCGCCCATGGCTGGTGGACGATCGAAGGCCAGAAGATGTCGAAGTCTCTCGGCAACGTCATCGCCCCGGAGACGCTGGTCAACACCTACGGCCTCGACCAGACCCGCTATTTCCTGCTGCGCGAAGTGCCGTTCGGCAATGACGGCGACTTCTCGCACAAGCAGATGGTCAACCGGATCAACGGCAACCTCGCCAACGATTACGGCAATCTGGTGCAGCGCGTCCTGTCGATGATCGGCAAGAACTGCGGCGCCGCCGTGCCGACGCCGGGCGAATTCACCGAAGCGGACAACGCCCTGCTCGGCCCGGCCTACGGCCTGCTCGACGTGGTACGGGCGGAGATCAGGGCGCAGGCCTTCCACAAGGCGCTGGACGCCATCTGGGCCGTGGTCGGCGACGCCAACCGCTATGTCGACGAACAGGCCCCGTGGGCGCTGAAGAAGACCGACCCGGCGCGCATGGCCACCGTTCTGTATGTGCTGGCCGAGACGATCCGCCATCTGGCGATCCTGACCCAGCCGGTGATGCCGGACGCCTCCGCCCGGATCCTCGACCTGCTGGCGCTGGGGCCGGATGCGCGCGGCTTCGGCACGCTGGGTCCGTCGGGGGCGCTGGTGGCCGGCACGCCGCTGCCGACGCCGCAGGGCGTCTTCCCGCGCTACGTCGAAGAACCGAAGGACTGAGTTCCCCTGATGCTCGTCGACAGCCATTGCCATCTCGACTTTCCCGATTTCGCCGAGGAGCTGGACGCGGTCGTCGACCGCGCCCGGCAGGCCGGCATCGGGCGGATGGTCACCATCTGCACCTATATCAGCCGCTTCGACCGCATCCTCGCGGTGGCGGAACGCTATGACGACATCCTCTGCACGGTGGGGGTCCATCCCCATCAGGCGGCGGAGGAGTTCGCCATCACCACCGTGGACAAGCTGGTGGAACTGTCGCGCCATCCCAAGGTGATCGGGCTGGGCGAGACCGGGCTCGACTACTTCTATGACAAGAGCCCGCGCGACCAGCAGCAGGAGTGCTTCCGCCGGCACATCCGCGCCAGCCTGGAGACCGGCCTGCCGCTGATCATCCACACCCGCGACGCCGACGACGACACCATGCGCATCGTCAAGGAGGAAGCGGCCGGTCAACAGGTGAAGGGGCTGCTGCACTGCTTCAGCTCCGGCCGGGCGCTGGCGGAGGAGGCGGTGGAGTACGGCTTCACCCTGTCGCTGTCGGGGATCGTCACCTTCAAGAAGTCGGAGGATCTCCGCGCCATCGTGAAGGACGTACCGCTCGACCGCATCCTGGTGGAGACCGACGCGCCCTATCTGGCGCCGATCCCCTTCCGCGGCAAGCGCAACGAGCCGGCCTATGTCGCCCACACCGCATCTTGCGTGGCGGAGGTGAAGGGGGTGTCGGCCGAGGAGCTGGCCCGCGTCACCACCGAGAACTTCTTCCGCCTGTTCGACAAGGCGGCCCAAGACAAGGCCGCTGCATGAGCGAAGCCGGCGTTTCACCGGGTGCGATTCGCGTGACCGTGCTGGGCTGCGGCGGGTCGCGCGGCGTGCCGGTGATCGCCGGGGTGCCCGGCGGCCAATGGGGCCGCTGCGATCCCGCCAACCCGAAGAACCGCCGCCTGCGTCCATCTGTTCTGGTGGAAAGCGGCGGGGTTTCGGTTCTGGTCGACACCTCCCCCGACCTGCGGCAGCAGCTGCTGGATAGCGGCTGTGCACGGCTGGACGCCGTGCTGTGGACGCACCAGCATGCCGACCATTGCCACGGCATCGACGAGGTCCGCGAGATCTGCCGGCAGATGCATGCGCCGATCGACGCCTATGGCTGGGACGAGCATCTGCGCGACATCGAGGTGCGCTTTCCCTACTGCTTCGATCCGCTGCCCGACGGCTACCCCTTCTACCGGCCGGTGCTGAAGTCGCACCGCATCGACGGGCCCTTCAACGTGAAGGGGCTGGAGATCACGCCGTTCGAGCAGGACCACGGCTATATGCGGACGGTCGGCTACCGGTTCGGCAACTTCGCCTATTCGACCGACGTGGTGCGGCTGGACGAGCAGGCGTTCGACGCGCTGGCGGGGATCGACACCT from Azospirillum sp. TSH100 carries:
- a CDS encoding ABC-F family ATP-binding cassette domain-containing protein, with translation MLHINDLTFRFGGRVLFDHATAVVPKGHRVALVGRNGTGKSTLLKLIAGQLQTDAGAVTLPAGMRMGMVAQEAPSGPTTLIDAVLAADTERTALLAEAETATDPMRIGEIHARLADIEAHSAPSRAAQVLSGLGFDAEAQQRPCSDFSGGWRMRVALAGVLFSRPDLLLLDEPTNHLDLEATIWLEGYLKNYPHTILLVSHDRELLNAVPTTTIHIDQGKLVTYSGNYDQFLAQRRANQERLASMAAKQDARRKHMMAYVDRFRFKASKARQAQSRLKLLEKMESITLMEDDPEVVFNFPHPDELPPPLIALEGVSIGYGDKVILRRVNLRIDMEDRIGLLGANGNGKSTLVKLLANRLQPMAGEMRRPSKLRIGYFAQHQSEELDLSLTPIQQTQRIMPLALEEKVRAHLGRFGFPQVKAETKIASLSGGEKARLLLALMSREVPHILMLDEPTNHLDIDSREALIEAINDFPGAVIIISHDPHLIEMTVDRLLLVADGTVQAYDGDLDDYRRYLLDRAKAERAAAKNDGAKGGTERDAGPNKKDQRRAAAEARTALAPLKRKATDAEALVTKLSEEKRKIEAKMADPALYTGPSDKLTKLQIDLGTVEKKLATAEETWLEALELYESAAAEAGV
- a CDS encoding exopolysaccharide biosynthesis protein, with the protein product MNARRHIDSSGANGQAEMERAEMEHDGTIALPVPCDAAEEERTSDVLARFRANLPSGRVTLGDLIRALGDRSLGTILLALSLPTIAPVPLGVSCLFDLPIVLYTAQLAFGRRGAGLPDWLLRRSIGTRLAARTLDAAMPRLVWIERMLKPRLHRLARIDQERWFGLLLFILTLTCIVPLPLTGWLPGFALVLISLGLIERDGGAIGIGLGLTAAALVFLTLVASSLSYAGHQLLAATLQ
- a CDS encoding class I SAM-dependent methyltransferase, which translates into the protein MTEYTDAAPAPLSESWLFFRRWLADPRAMGSIAPSSPALRRRITREIRREADEVVVEFGGGTGPITKAMLEAGIPADRLYSFEIDQDLARHLRARCPDVTVIVDDCRKAPGLLGETLCGKVGTVVIGIPMITFPLEFQREVLDATFRILRPGGRFLLYSFMPHSPLNREALGLSGERLGFTLRNLPPASVWGYWRG
- a CDS encoding YdcF family protein; this translates as MPVLSFVLSKLLWGIFAPGNALVLAVALGALLWRTRRWQRAGRRLVTLAAVLLLLIMYTGLGALVAVPLENRFPRVEPEGRIDGIIMLGGAVNPPITVDRGDPSLNEAAERILGFADLVRRHPEAKAVFTGGSGRLLAPDLKEDITARAALAQAGIPADRVLYEAESRNTWENAVFSKGMVKPQPGERWILVTSAMHMPRSVGIFRSIGWEVIPYPVDYRTRHDATPWLRFEFGQNLVILDDAVREWIGLTAYRLMGRTDSLFPAP
- a CDS encoding septal ring lytic transglycosylase RlpA family protein translates to MRRWRGVSRVVVLVGVATLAACAQKPAGTGSGLPTSGIYKVGKPYQINGVWYYPKEDYSYDETGIASWYGPGFHEKNTANGEIYDQNELTAAHKTLPMPSLVRVTNLDNGRSIVVRVNDRGPYANGRIIDMSRRGAQLLGFDGPGTAKVRVQILAEESRAIAAAARQGTPAPMLAEIDGPPPKAAPRGRIEVSGPSGPATTLAAAVAPSTGAARPAVVGTPIPPPTTVAGSMAEGRFVPAPVVAQLPVKAQEAIYVQVGAFGSEENVAKARARLSSIGQRASVSQTRSAGMTLHRVRVGPLDSVDRADSLLNQIIQAGLTEAKIVVD
- a CDS encoding D-alanyl-D-alanine carboxypeptidase family protein, with the protein product MNAVAVRLCAVFGRSVAVAAGIAMAGATIGAGFTSVPVQAATLDTIAKQAILVDLTSDTVLFEKNADERMAPSSMSKIMTAYMVFEAIKGGRLTLESTLPVSERAWRMQGSKMFVELHNNIKVDDLLKGMIVQSGNDACIVLAEGLAGSEQSFAEQATKRAKELGLKNSNFANATGWPDPNHYMTARDLAILAERLIKDFPEFYKYDSIREFKYHGITQGNRNPLLYRNMNVDGLKTGHTDAGGYGLTASGEREGRRLLLVVNGLPSMQARADESARLIEWGFREFASYTLYRGGETIEQVPVWLGEQDMVPVTVPQNLSVTMARADRPGMKVSLVSSAPVAAPIKKGDTVGKLVISAPGFPGKEVPVVAAQDVPKAGFVGRAFAAAKYLVFGNSL
- the tmk gene encoding dTMP kinase produces the protein MPTASAPAARGRFITLEGGEGAGKSTQLRRLAESLRARGIKVETTREPGGSPGAEEIRGLLVTGETGRWSPVTEALLHTAARRDHLERTVWPALEEGKWVLCDRFFDSTMAYQGYGLGLGRELVETLQRAALGEFRPDLTLILDIDVKMGLRRAASRHGGEDRYERMDIGFHQRLRDGFLDIARREPERCAVVDADADLDTVQARIRDAVAGRLELAPGQAS
- a CDS encoding DNA polymerase III subunit delta', whose product is MSKARPPAPAVPATEEALAPRRNPDLVGHEEAERLLLEAWNSGRLPHAWLIGGTPGIGKATLAFRFARFVLAQDPPGDSLFGGAAPVTSLHIGPDHPVFRRVASGGHADLLTIERQRDEKKGRLKRDIAVDDVRRIGPFLRRTSAEGGWRVAVIDGADRMNLSGLNAILKILEEPPPGALLLLVSDNPGGMLPTIRSRCRKLTLKPLAEDTVIDLLGQHRPDIAADDRPALARLSEGSVGRAIDLADAGGLALYREMIGLLSDLPRIDIVAAHAFGDKLTRKQDDGMFETATELLVWWLARFARSLARGSWPAEVVPGEAALMTRLANARGLERWVEVWEKVQRLFARAESANLDRKQVVLNALSALETAAA
- the metG gene encoding methionine--tRNA ligase, with product MAGPKTFYLTTPIYYVNDVPHIGHAYTTLACDVLARFMRLDGYDVKFLTGTDEHGQKVEKSAEKAGIAPQEFTDRVSQNFRDLVSLMNYSNDDFIRTTEPRHVKSVQALWTVLKDKGEIYLGSYAGWYSVRDEAFYGEDELTTNGEGKKIAPTGAECEWVEEPSYFFKLSAWQDRLIEFYEQNPDFIAPAGKRNEVMSFVKSGLKDLSVSRTTFKWGIPVPGDDAHIMYVWLDALANYITAVGYPDTTGDYAKYWPADLHMVGKDILRFHAVYWPAFLMAAGLQPPRRVFAHGWWTIEGQKMSKSLGNVIAPETLVNTYGLDQTRYFLLREVPFGNDGDFSHKQMVNRINGNLANDYGNLVQRVLSMIGKNCGAAVPTPGEFTEADNALLGPAYGLLDVVRAEIRAQAFHKALDAIWAVVGDANRYVDEQAPWALKKTDPARMATVLYVLAETIRHLAILTQPVMPDASARILDLLALGPDARGFGTLGPSGALVAGTPLPTPQGVFPRYVEEPKD
- a CDS encoding TatD family hydrolase; its protein translation is MLVDSHCHLDFPDFAEELDAVVDRARQAGIGRMVTICTYISRFDRILAVAERYDDILCTVGVHPHQAAEEFAITTVDKLVELSRHPKVIGLGETGLDYFYDKSPRDQQQECFRRHIRASLETGLPLIIHTRDADDDTMRIVKEEAAGQQVKGLLHCFSSGRALAEEAVEYGFTLSLSGIVTFKKSEDLRAIVKDVPLDRILVETDAPYLAPIPFRGKRNEPAYVAHTASCVAEVKGVSAEELARVTTENFFRLFDKAAQDKAAA
- a CDS encoding MBL fold metallo-hydrolase, producing MSEAGVSPGAIRVTVLGCGGSRGVPVIAGVPGGQWGRCDPANPKNRRLRPSVLVESGGVSVLVDTSPDLRQQLLDSGCARLDAVLWTHQHADHCHGIDEVREICRQMHAPIDAYGWDEHLRDIEVRFPYCFDPLPDGYPFYRPVLKSHRIDGPFNVKGLEITPFEQDHGYMRTVGYRFGNFAYSTDVVRLDEQAFDALAGIDTWMVDCGRIEPPHPVHAHLALTLEWIERVKPRRAYLTHMDNTMDYDSLRRILPEGVEPAYDGLVIEV